Proteins co-encoded in one Arachis hypogaea cultivar Tifrunner chromosome 11, arahy.Tifrunner.gnm2.J5K5, whole genome shotgun sequence genomic window:
- the LOC112720851 gene encoding uncharacterized protein, whose translation MVDKYFTSHKLAKSANGKIVSSIVLDSKFWQDYITTVKIVGPLIKLLRLVDADEKPSLGIVYEGMKRAKNAIKTMFRNQKAAYTPYTSILKMRWDKHLKHDLHAAAYYLNPGIFYSEGFVEKANVLRSLLDLLDVETLYDDSVAAMQKIQLYRDCKESFGRESAKRAASRLEPGEWWMLHGGSASNLQKMAVRLLHQTSSSSGCERNWSLFEQIHSKRRNRLEHQRLSDIVYVTYNLRLQSRLHRKKRNYNPIDIQSIDTVDFWVMEDEDDLEFTNGNVEGIESLIYTDNAMPSYPNDGGDMEVEVDMPDVVIESSNTSFGGISEDTGFGLPVYDGDIGTLNDDYDF comes from the exons ATGGTGGACAAATATTTCACTTCTCATAAGTTAGCCAAAAGTGCTAATGGAAAGATTGTTAGTTCAATTGTCTTGGATAGTAAGTTTTGGCAAGACTATATTACCACTGTGAAAATTGTTGGTCCTCTGATTAAGCTGTTGAGGCTTGTTGATGCTGATGAAAAACCCTCTTTGGGAATTGTGTATGAAGGCATGAAAAGAGCAAAAAATGCTATCAAGACAATGTTTAGAAATCAAAAAGCTGCTTATACGCCATACACGAGTATCTTGAAAATGAGGTGGGATAAGCATTTGAAGCATGATCTCCATGCAGCAGCATACTATTTAAATCCAGGCATTTTCTATAGTGAGGGTTTTGTTGAGAAGGCAAATGTTTTGAGATctttacttgatttgcttgatgtTGAAACACTTTATGATGACTCAGTTGCTGCAATGCAAAAGATACAGCTGTATCGAGATTGTAAAGAAagttttgggagggaaagtgctaAGAGAGCGGCATCAAGACTCGAACCTG GTGAATGGTGGATGCTACACGGTGGGAGTGCTTCTAATTTGCAAAAAATGGCAGtccgtcttcttcatcaaacctcTTCTTCATCTGGATGTGAGAGGAACTGGAGCCTTTTTGAACAAATCCATTCAAAGAGGAGGAATCGGTTAGAGCATCAAAGGCTAAGTGACATTGTTTATGTCACCTATAACCTACGCCTTCAATCTAGGTTGCATCGAAAGAAGAGGAATTATAATCCAATTGACATTCAAAGCATTGACACAGTAGATTTTTGGGTAATGGAAGATGAGGATGATCTTGAATTTACTAATGGAAATGTTGAAGGCATTGAAAGTTTAATATACACTGATAATGCTATGCCTTCGTATCCTAATG atggtGGAGACATGGAAGTTGAAGTGGATATGCCTGATGTTGTAATTGAATCCTCAAATACTTCTTTTGGTGGTATTTCTGAAGATACTGGCTTTGGATTACCTGTTTATGATGGAGACATCGGAACACTTAATGATGATTATGACTTCTGA